A stretch of the Azorhizobium caulinodans ORS 571 genome encodes the following:
- a CDS encoding DUF6790 family protein, whose amino-acid sequence MVFWVPIIAWVLVLLCTGLSVRRTQTRTAGFVLERLIAYILLFPVGLVGLWAALGHIVFAAQAAASIGWAPSPFQFEVGVANLGIGVAGLIGVWYRNWGYRLAVAVMTGGFLGGAAVGHVVQIVSTGNLAAGNAGPILYTDVLTPLSLLVLLALTVRSARS is encoded by the coding sequence ATGGTCTTCTGGGTTCCGATCATCGCGTGGGTGCTGGTTCTCCTCTGCACCGGCCTTTCCGTGCGCCGGACGCAGACCCGCACCGCCGGCTTCGTGCTGGAGCGGCTCATCGCCTACATCCTGCTCTTTCCGGTCGGCCTCGTCGGCCTGTGGGCGGCGCTCGGGCACATTGTCTTCGCCGCCCAGGCCGCCGCCAGCATCGGCTGGGCGCCGAGCCCATTCCAGTTCGAGGTGGGCGTCGCCAATCTCGGCATCGGTGTCGCCGGCCTCATCGGCGTGTGGTACCGCAACTGGGGCTATCGCCTTGCGGTGGCGGTGATGACGGGCGGCTTCCTCGGGGGCGCGGCGGTGGGTCACGTCGTGCAGATCGTGAGCACGGGCAATCTTGCGGCCGGCAATGCCGGCCCCATTCTTTATACAGACGTGCTGACCCCTCTCTCCCTGCTCGTCCTCCTGGCGCTCACCGTCCGATCCGCACGCAGCTGA
- a CDS encoding DUF2946 family protein: MSFWRAPRSGFGRWVFPLLLAYALLIQSVIGTLASTEHSVGVAAGFVCEGSAGTDHGPSDGAGHDALCCVFGCTAAAAPALLDPPAPFLLTERDTAVIRLAPLPDGAPARARRQLSFAARGPPARV, from the coding sequence ATGAGCTTCTGGCGCGCACCACGATCGGGCTTCGGGCGGTGGGTCTTCCCCCTGTTGCTGGCCTATGCGCTGCTCATCCAGTCCGTCATCGGCACGCTGGCTTCGACCGAGCACAGCGTTGGTGTGGCTGCCGGCTTCGTCTGCGAAGGCAGCGCGGGCACGGACCACGGCCCGTCGGACGGCGCGGGACACGATGCCCTGTGCTGCGTCTTCGGCTGCACGGCCGCCGCCGCGCCGGCTCTGCTCGATCCGCCGGCGCCTTTTCTCCTGACAGAGCGCGACACCGCCGTCATCCGCCTCGCTCCGCTGCCCGACGGCGCACCGGCGCGGGCGCGGCGTCAGCTCTCCTTTGCGGCCCGGGGGCCTCCGGCGCGGGTCTGA
- a CDS encoding DUF1775 domain-containing protein, which produces MTQTFVSRARPLAVAALVSLTAGSASAHVVLAQKEAQPGSYQGTLKVGHGCDGSATTAIKVTIPEGVVGVKPQPKAGWTIAIETGPYAKAYPMMHGKPATEGVKTITWSGGNLPDAYYDEFVFVSTLTPDVAGQTLYFPVLQTCEKGSTNWAETPVAGQPVPPRPPAILKVAQAAASAPAASAQVKVGDLVLDAPWTRATPGGAKVAGGFLKITNTGSAPDKLLSASFERAAKGEVHEMSMANGVMTMRELAGGLEIAPGKTVELAPGGYHLMFMDLKQPLKEGEKVKGTLVFEKAGKVDVTFDVRGIGATAPAAGGMGNMGHQH; this is translated from the coding sequence ATGACCCAGACGTTCGTTTCGCGCGCGCGCCCGCTTGCCGTGGCCGCGCTGGTTTCGCTCACCGCCGGTTCCGCCTCCGCCCATGTGGTGCTGGCGCAGAAGGAAGCCCAGCCGGGTTCCTATCAGGGCACGCTCAAGGTGGGTCACGGCTGCGACGGCAGCGCGACCACCGCCATCAAGGTCACCATTCCCGAGGGCGTGGTGGGTGTGAAGCCCCAGCCCAAGGCCGGCTGGACCATCGCCATCGAGACCGGCCCTTATGCCAAGGCCTATCCGATGATGCACGGCAAGCCCGCCACCGAGGGCGTGAAGACCATCACCTGGTCCGGCGGCAACCTGCCCGACGCTTATTATGACGAGTTCGTCTTCGTCTCGACCCTCACCCCGGACGTGGCCGGCCAGACCCTTTATTTCCCGGTGCTCCAGACCTGCGAGAAGGGCTCCACCAACTGGGCGGAGACGCCGGTTGCCGGCCAGCCCGTGCCGCCGCGTCCCCCGGCCATCCTCAAGGTGGCGCAGGCGGCAGCCTCCGCTCCGGCCGCTTCGGCGCAGGTGAAGGTGGGCGATCTCGTCCTTGACGCGCCCTGGACGCGCGCAACCCCTGGCGGGGCCAAGGTGGCCGGCGGCTTCCTCAAGATCACCAACACCGGCAGCGCGCCGGACAAGCTGCTGTCCGCCAGCTTCGAGCGGGCGGCCAAGGGCGAGGTGCATGAGATGAGCATGGCCAACGGCGTCATGACCATGCGCGAGCTGGCCGGCGGCCTCGAGATCGCGCCCGGCAAGACCGTCGAACTGGCGCCGGGCGGCTACCACCTCATGTTCATGGACCTGAAGCAGCCGCTGAAGGAAGGCGAGAAAGTGAAGGGCACCCTCGTGTTCGAGAAGGCCGGCAAGGTGGACGTGACCTTCGACGTGCGCGGCATCGGCGCGACGGCCCCCGCCGCCGGCGGGATGGGCAACATGGGCCACCAGCACTGA
- a CDS encoding LysR substrate-binding domain-containing protein translates to MSIKNLDLDLLRSFAAVAELGSISAAAQRIGRTQSAVSLQMDRLAEQLGFPVVERKGRGVALTPRGAAFLDDARRLLDLNDRVLGHHLRSGFSEPLRLGFVQDVAESALQRILARLGSLFPGAPITVRVCSTNTMIEKLRIGELDLAAGYRVETDVPTRLIMREQMCWIGARSLRLNPEEPVPLLMFESPCIFRSAAISALTAAGRSFRIALTSPSLPGVMAAVGAGLGITLRSARSLRPDLMTIGDLGTQPLPHFEYALYSRAENRLPALDQIEQVIEEELRRERPLFAVA, encoded by the coding sequence ATGAGCATCAAGAATCTCGATCTCGATCTCCTGCGCAGCTTCGCGGCGGTGGCGGAGCTGGGCTCCATCTCCGCCGCCGCCCAGAGGATCGGCCGCACCCAGTCCGCGGTGAGCCTCCAGATGGACCGGCTCGCCGAGCAGCTCGGCTTTCCCGTGGTGGAGCGCAAGGGGCGCGGCGTCGCGCTCACGCCGCGCGGGGCCGCCTTTCTCGACGACGCCCGCCGGCTGCTCGACCTGAATGACCGCGTGCTCGGCCATCACCTGCGCAGCGGCTTTTCCGAACCGCTGCGGCTCGGCTTCGTGCAGGATGTGGCGGAATCGGCGCTCCAGCGCATTCTGGCCCGGCTCGGCAGCCTCTTTCCCGGCGCCCCCATCACCGTGCGGGTGTGCTCGACCAACACCATGATCGAGAAGCTGCGGATCGGCGAGCTGGACCTTGCCGCCGGCTATCGCGTGGAGACGGACGTGCCCACGCGGCTCATCATGCGCGAGCAGATGTGCTGGATCGGCGCCCGCAGCCTGCGGCTCAACCCGGAGGAACCGGTGCCCCTTCTGATGTTCGAGAGCCCCTGCATCTTCCGCAGCGCCGCCATCTCGGCACTCACGGCGGCGGGACGGTCCTTCCGCATCGCCCTCACCAGCCCCAGCCTGCCGGGCGTCATGGCGGCCGTGGGTGCCGGTCTCGGCATCACCCTGCGCTCGGCTCGTTCGCTGCGGCCGGACCTGATGACCATCGGCGACCTCGGCACGCAGCCGCTGCCGCATTTCGAGTATGCGCTCTACAGCCGGGCGGAGAACCGCCTGCCGGCCCTCGACCAGATCGAACAGGTGATCGAGGAGGAACTGCGCCGCGAGCGGCCGCTCTTCGCGGTGGCGTGA
- a CDS encoding tautomerase family protein yields the protein MPILNVKLSAPAATSVAQVAQTLTRLTQEILRKDPNLTAVAIDVVPAEQWFIAGQSLAQAGLASFWLDIVVVDGTNTKDEKAAYVAGVFAAMSALLGPLHPESYVLVREVKADAYGHGGLTQEQRYVERKMKAA from the coding sequence ATGCCCATTCTCAATGTGAAGCTCTCAGCCCCCGCTGCCACCTCCGTCGCGCAGGTGGCGCAGACCCTCACCCGGCTGACGCAGGAAATCCTGCGCAAGGACCCGAATCTCACCGCTGTCGCGATCGATGTCGTGCCGGCGGAGCAGTGGTTCATCGCTGGCCAGAGCCTTGCGCAGGCCGGTCTTGCCAGCTTCTGGCTCGATATCGTGGTGGTGGACGGCACCAATACCAAGGACGAGAAGGCCGCCTATGTGGCGGGCGTGTTCGCGGCCATGTCGGCGCTGCTCGGGCCGCTTCACCCGGAAAGCTATGTGCTGGTGCGGGAAGTAAAGGCGGATGCCTACGGCCATGGCGGCCTCACGCAGGAGCAGCGTTACGTGGAACGAAAGATGAAGGCCGCGTAA
- a CDS encoding site-specific DNA-methyltransferase: MSVVRKGAPRRAPRLSGGVDFAEPSRAIPTDRILIGDCVEQLASLPPHSVDMVFADPPYNLQLQGELKRPDDSRVDAVDDAWDQFESFEAYDAFTRAWLLAVKRVMKPNATIWVIGSYHNIFRVGALMQDLGFWILNDVVWRKSNPMPNFRGRRFTNAHETMIWAARDPGAKGYQFNYEALKGGNEDVQVRSDWLLPICTGGERLKDAQGRKLHPTQKPEALLARVMLSASKPGDVVLDPFLGSGTSAAVAKRLRRHFVGVERDETYAAAAAARIDAIEPLPEAALVAPPSAREAPRVAFSALVDSGLVTPGLELTDAKGHVRAVVRADGTIALVNAATLAVGSIHRMGALAQGAEACNGWTFWHVEQEGRRHPIDVLRARLRAEMGIRSEE, encoded by the coding sequence ATGAGTGTGGTGCGTAAAGGGGCGCCCCGCCGGGCGCCCCGCCTCTCCGGCGGGGTCGACTTCGCGGAACCGTCTCGCGCGATCCCGACGGACCGCATTCTGATCGGCGATTGCGTCGAGCAACTGGCGAGCCTGCCGCCGCACAGCGTCGACATGGTCTTCGCCGATCCGCCCTACAATCTCCAGCTCCAGGGCGAACTGAAGCGTCCCGACGACAGCCGCGTCGATGCGGTTGACGATGCCTGGGACCAGTTCGAGAGCTTCGAGGCCTACGATGCCTTCACCCGCGCCTGGCTGCTGGCGGTGAAGCGGGTCATGAAGCCGAACGCGACCATCTGGGTCATCGGCTCCTATCACAACATCTTCCGCGTCGGCGCGCTGATGCAGGATCTGGGCTTCTGGATCCTGAACGACGTGGTGTGGCGCAAGTCGAACCCGATGCCGAACTTCCGCGGCCGGCGGTTCACCAACGCCCACGAGACCATGATCTGGGCCGCGCGCGATCCCGGCGCCAAGGGCTACCAGTTCAATTACGAGGCGCTGAAGGGCGGCAATGAGGATGTGCAGGTGCGCTCCGACTGGCTGCTACCCATCTGCACCGGCGGCGAGCGCCTCAAGGATGCGCAGGGCCGCAAGCTGCACCCGACGCAGAAGCCGGAAGCGCTGCTCGCCCGCGTGATGCTCTCGGCCTCCAAGCCCGGCGACGTGGTGCTCGATCCCTTCCTCGGCTCCGGCACCAGCGCGGCGGTGGCCAAGCGCCTGCGTCGCCACTTCGTCGGCGTCGAGCGCGACGAGACCTATGCGGCGGCCGCCGCCGCCCGCATCGATGCCATCGAGCCGCTGCCGGAAGCCGCCCTTGTGGCCCCGCCCAGCGCCCGCGAGGCGCCCCGCGTCGCCTTCTCGGCGCTGGTGGACAGTGGGCTTGTGACGCCCGGCCTCGAACTCACCGACGCCAAGGGACATGTCCGGGCCGTGGTGCGCGCCGATGGCACCATCGCGCTCGTGAATGCCGCCACGCTGGCGGTGGGCTCCATTCATCGCATGGGCGCGCTGGCGCAAGGCGCCGAAGCCTGCAACGGCTGGACATTCTGGCATGTGGAGCAGGAAGGCCGCCGCCATCCCATCGATGTGCTGCGTGCCCGCCTGCGAGCCGAAATGGGCATCCGCTCGGAAGAGTGA
- the mutY gene encoding A/G-specific adenine glycosylase: MTARATAAKPTAPTPAATKRQAPRSSTAPAPSALLAWYDRHRRRLPWRAEAGRTADPYHVFLSEIMLQQTTVKAVGPYFTDFLRRWPTVRHLAEAPLEEVLSAWAGLGYYARARNLHACAKAVVARHGGHFPADEAALLDLPGIGPYTAAAISAIAFDLKASPVDGNIERVVSRLYAVDEPLPKSKPRIKALAAALTPERRPGDFAQAMMDLGATICTPRSPACPLCPWMEPCTARAEGDPARYPVKAPKGEKPKREGIAFLIVRADGAVLLRTRPDKGLLAKMTEVPSTPWGARPETPATHAPLAARWRPLPGAVEHVFTHFALTLSVLRADVPARTPAPDGHRWVHPSGFDREALPSVMRKVLAHGRIGEG; encoded by the coding sequence ATGACCGCCCGCGCCACCGCCGCCAAGCCGACCGCCCCGACGCCCGCCGCCACGAAACGGCAGGCCCCCAGGTCCAGCACCGCCCCCGCCCCCTCGGCCCTGTTGGCCTGGTACGACCGGCACCGGCGCCGCCTGCCCTGGCGGGCGGAAGCGGGACGCACCGCCGATCCCTACCACGTCTTCCTGTCGGAGATCATGCTCCAGCAGACGACGGTGAAGGCGGTCGGGCCCTATTTCACCGATTTCCTGCGCCGCTGGCCCACCGTGCGGCATCTGGCGGAGGCGCCGCTGGAAGAGGTGCTCTCGGCCTGGGCGGGGCTCGGTTATTACGCGCGCGCCCGCAACCTGCACGCCTGCGCCAAGGCGGTGGTGGCGCGCCACGGCGGACACTTCCCGGCCGACGAGGCAGCCTTGCTCGACCTGCCGGGCATCGGCCCCTATACGGCCGCAGCGATCTCCGCCATCGCCTTCGATCTGAAAGCGAGCCCGGTGGACGGCAATATCGAGCGGGTGGTGAGCCGCCTGTATGCGGTGGACGAGCCGCTGCCCAAATCGAAGCCCCGCATCAAGGCGCTGGCCGCGGCGCTGACGCCGGAGCGGCGGCCCGGCGATTTCGCGCAGGCCATGATGGACCTCGGCGCCACCATCTGCACGCCACGCAGCCCCGCCTGCCCGCTCTGTCCCTGGATGGAGCCCTGCACCGCACGGGCGGAGGGCGATCCCGCCCGTTACCCGGTGAAGGCGCCGAAGGGCGAGAAGCCAAAGCGTGAGGGCATCGCCTTCCTGATCGTTCGGGCGGACGGCGCCGTGCTCCTGCGCACCCGCCCCGACAAGGGACTGCTGGCCAAGATGACCGAGGTGCCCTCAACCCCTTGGGGCGCCAGACCCGAAACCCCGGCGACCCACGCTCCGCTGGCGGCACGGTGGCGGCCGCTGCCCGGCGCGGTGGAGCATGTCTTCACCCACTTCGCCCTCACCCTGTCCGTGCTGCGGGCCGATGTGCCGGCGCGCACACCGGCGCCCGATGGCCATCGCTGGGTGCACCCTTCCGGATTTGACCGCGAGGCCCTGCCCTCCGTCATGCGCAAAGTGCTGGCGCACGGGCGGATCGGCGAGGGCTGA
- a CDS encoding DUF721 domain-containing protein, with protein sequence MRKPKQAHLLADLVGPSIAEALGRAGFSIVEIVTHWDEIVGPDLAPRTLPLKMQWPNRQGTEPATLIVRVEGAYAIELQYAAPVVVERINAYFGWRCVGRLALRQGPVPRRSGPPPRVPEPAPSELEAARRLVPPGEDEALTSALTRLGALVRRERGGG encoded by the coding sequence ATGCGCAAGCCGAAGCAGGCCCATCTGCTCGCCGATCTCGTCGGCCCCAGCATTGCCGAGGCGCTGGGCCGCGCGGGCTTTTCCATCGTCGAGATCGTCACCCACTGGGACGAGATCGTGGGGCCGGACCTCGCCCCGCGCACCCTGCCGCTGAAGATGCAGTGGCCGAACCGGCAGGGCACCGAGCCCGCAACCCTGATCGTGCGGGTGGAGGGGGCCTATGCCATCGAACTGCAATATGCGGCCCCGGTCGTGGTGGAGCGCATCAATGCCTATTTCGGCTGGCGCTGCGTCGGCCGTCTCGCCTTGCGGCAGGGGCCGGTGCCCCGGCGCAGCGGGCCGCCGCCCCGCGTGCCCGAGCCGGCGCCCAGCGAGCTGGAAGCGGCGCGGCGCCTTGTTCCACCGGGCGAGGACGAGGCTCTCACCAGCGCGCTGACGCGGCTGGGTGCCCTGGTGCGGCGCGAGCGCGGCGGCGGCTGA
- a CDS encoding DsbA family protein — MLLHRRRFLEGVGLLALAGGVGLPLARLLGVSVDLISPAAAQTVEDAKLTAPAASPLPVKALGNPKAPVTIIEYASMTCSHCAAFATQTFPTLKTKYVDTGKVYYILREFPFDPVSTAAFMLARCVPDDKYFPMVETLFETQRSWAFGNNPAAGLLTVAKQAGMSEADFEKCLTDKDLAEKVQASAQYGNKELGVDSTPTFFINGKKIAGAISIADLDKELAPLLQGK, encoded by the coding sequence ATGTTGCTTCATCGTCGCCGTTTCCTCGAAGGGGTCGGCCTCCTTGCCCTGGCCGGCGGCGTGGGCCTGCCGCTCGCCCGTCTTCTGGGCGTGTCCGTCGATCTCATCTCCCCGGCCGCCGCGCAGACCGTCGAAGACGCCAAACTCACGGCGCCTGCCGCGAGCCCCCTGCCGGTGAAGGCGCTCGGCAATCCGAAGGCGCCGGTCACGATCATCGAATATGCCTCGATGACCTGCAGCCACTGCGCCGCCTTCGCCACGCAGACCTTCCCGACGCTCAAGACGAAATATGTGGACACCGGCAAGGTGTACTACATCCTGCGCGAGTTCCCGTTCGATCCGGTCTCCACCGCCGCCTTCATGCTGGCGCGCTGCGTGCCTGACGACAAGTACTTCCCGATGGTCGAGACCCTGTTCGAGACCCAGCGCTCCTGGGCCTTCGGCAACAATCCGGCCGCCGGCCTGCTCACCGTCGCCAAGCAGGCGGGCATGAGTGAGGCGGACTTCGAGAAGTGCCTCACCGACAAGGATCTCGCTGAGAAGGTTCAGGCGAGCGCCCAGTACGGCAACAAGGAACTGGGCGTCGATTCGACCCCGACCTTCTTCATCAACGGCAAGAAGATCGCCGGCGCGATCTCCATCGCCGACCTCGACAAGGAACTGGCGCCCCTGCTCCAGGGCAAGTGA